One genomic segment of Chitinophaga parva includes these proteins:
- a CDS encoding virulence factor, whose product MKKILFFAAALIAGLAVSNRSSAQVFIHASVNVPIPVPPVPVVVAPAPVVYAPAPAYCAPRPAYYAPAPAYCAPRPVVYAAPAPAYYYGRPRYYRPAPVVVYREHGYGRGRHRGW is encoded by the coding sequence ATGAAAAAGATCCTCTTCTTTGCAGCAGCACTTATAGCCGGTTTGGCCGTTAGTAACCGTAGTTCCGCACAGGTATTCATTCATGCATCTGTGAACGTGCCCATCCCGGTGCCCCCGGTTCCGGTAGTAGTAGCACCCGCGCCGGTCGTATATGCACCCGCACCTGCTTACTGCGCTCCACGCCCCGCCTACTATGCGCCGGCTCCCGCTTATTGCGCACCGCGCCCGGTGGTATATGCCGCTCCTGCACCGGCCTATTATTACGGCCGTCCCCGTTACTACCGCCCTGCGCCGGTAGTGGTGTACCGGGAACATGGCTATGGCCGCGGACGTCACAGAGGATGGTAA
- the porG gene encoding type IX secretion system protein PorG, whose amino-acid sequence MKKFPLLLLLLIMMSGATYAQYWQGGIFLGAANYSGDLVQKRVDFRYTGIAAGLLIKRDFNPHFTLRASLTYGRVSGADSTNTAKDLVARNLSFRSPIWEGAVIAEGNLLDIDDKGFTPYAFAGIGLFSFYPSTRMANGNWVSLRRYSTEGEGLPQYPDRSMYNLVSVSIPFGVGFKWNVTDHIQMGIEVGLRKTFTDYIDDVSKGYVDQNTLILERGTTAAKLAYRGDELTKNGTPGTYPPDGFPRGNPKQKDWYSFSGLTVTYRFGGGGSGRWGKQKVSTCPKF is encoded by the coding sequence TTGAAGAAGTTTCCCCTTTTACTCCTGTTATTGATAATGATGTCCGGCGCCACGTATGCACAATACTGGCAGGGCGGTATATTCCTGGGTGCGGCCAATTATAGTGGCGACCTGGTACAGAAGCGGGTGGATTTCCGCTATACCGGTATTGCGGCGGGCCTGCTCATCAAGCGGGATTTCAACCCGCATTTTACACTGCGCGCTTCGCTTACTTACGGGCGTGTATCCGGAGCCGATAGTACCAATACAGCAAAAGACCTGGTGGCACGCAACCTGAGTTTCCGTTCTCCCATCTGGGAAGGTGCGGTGATCGCGGAAGGCAACCTGCTGGATATAGACGATAAAGGTTTTACACCGTACGCATTTGCCGGTATAGGCCTGTTTAGCTTTTACCCGAGCACGCGCATGGCAAATGGCAACTGGGTATCGCTACGCCGTTATTCTACCGAAGGCGAAGGCCTGCCGCAGTACCCGGACCGTTCCATGTACAACCTGGTATCGGTGTCTATCCCGTTTGGGGTAGGTTTTAAATGGAATGTAACGGACCATATTCAAATGGGTATAGAAGTAGGGCTGCGCAAAACGTTCACGGATTATATTGATGATGTGAGCAAGGGCTACGTGGATCAGAACACCCTGATCCTGGAAAGAGGCACCACTGCGGCGAAGCTGGCTTACCGCGGCGATGAATTGACGAAGAATGGTACGCCCGGCACCTATCCACCGGATGGCTTCCCCCGTGGTAATCCCAAGCAAAAGGACTGGTACAGCTTCTCCGGCCTTACCGTTACCTACCGTTTTGGTGGAGGCGGGTCCGGCAGGTGGGGCAAGCAAAAGGTATCCACCTGTCCTAAGTTTTAA
- a CDS encoding AraC family transcriptional regulator: MGSVKPSTLQQHWEVVYKAICYADNHLAEPITLKDAASHLFMSYSHFYHVFEKLTGEPYGHYLKRHRLEVAAAMLRYGGYNISEVGERCGYATKASFSKAFANHFSSSATDFRRLPQLQNEKRTLHLTASKVAPTTQPFFENQIVQEVNLPAFILYYDLVPRENDPIGQLVQGVPQYDQRFHEMLEKIQVPNARVITGTLDSVPVTHYEQLYMFFGLLVPLNELAAHQYILSTYPDRLLTKELPAGRYLQVTVQTNFVVAGMQLYGLIERIHTEGYYKMSSNNFFLGILRPGTYELNVPVV, translated from the coding sequence ATGGGGAGCGTTAAGCCCAGTACATTACAACAGCATTGGGAGGTAGTATATAAAGCGATCTGCTATGCCGACAACCATCTGGCAGAGCCAATCACCCTGAAAGATGCGGCTTCGCACCTGTTCATGTCCTATTCTCATTTTTATCACGTATTTGAGAAACTTACAGGAGAACCTTACGGGCATTATCTCAAACGCCACCGGCTGGAAGTAGCTGCTGCCATGCTGCGTTACGGTGGATATAACATCAGCGAGGTAGGTGAACGCTGTGGCTATGCTACTAAAGCCTCTTTCTCAAAAGCATTTGCCAACCATTTTTCATCCTCCGCTACAGACTTCCGCCGCCTGCCCCAGTTACAGAACGAAAAGCGCACCCTGCACCTCACTGCCAGCAAAGTGGCGCCTACCACGCAGCCTTTTTTCGAAAACCAGATCGTGCAGGAAGTGAACCTGCCGGCTTTTATTTTATACTATGACCTGGTGCCCCGGGAAAATGATCCCATCGGGCAGCTGGTCCAGGGCGTGCCGCAGTACGACCAGCGCTTTCATGAAATGCTGGAAAAGATCCAGGTGCCCAATGCCCGTGTGATCACCGGCACGCTGGATTCCGTACCCGTGACCCACTACGAACAACTTTATATGTTCTTTGGCCTGCTGGTGCCCCTGAACGAACTGGCCGCGCACCAATACATCCTCTCCACTTACCCGGACCGCCTGTTGACCAAGGAGCTGCCAGCGGGCCGCTACCTGCAGGTAACAGTGCAAACCAATTTCGTGGTGGCCGGCATGCAGCTGTACGGGCTTATAGAGCGCATCCACACCGAAGGGTATTATAAGATGAGCAGCAACAACTTTTTCCTGGGCATTCTCCGCCCCGGCACGTACGAACTGAACGTACCGGTAGTGTAG
- a CDS encoding peptide chain release factor 3, translating into MKYDQEIDKRKTFAIIAHPDAGKTTLTEKFLLFGGAIQTAGAVKSNKIKKHTTSDFMEIERQRGISVATSVMTFEYRDILVNLLDTPGHKDFAEDTYRTLTAVDSVVLVIDCVKGVEEQTERLMEVCRMRDTPVIIFVNKMDRDGKNPFDLLDELEEKLSIRVRPLSWPINGGTDFRGVYNLYDKSFVAFAPNRKATDEDIVQLPDLSSDFVDKYFNTKDAAQLRNDVELIEGVYDEFDKTPYLEGKLAPVFFGSAVNNFGVKDLLDAFVEIGPAPRSRPASTREIDVHEDKFSGFVFKIHANLDPRHRDRIAFLRVCSGKFERNKYFHHVRLDKDVRFANPYSFLAREKNIVDDAYPGDVVGLFDTGNFKIGDTLTEGENFYFTGIPSFSPELFKELVNKDPMKTKQLEKGINQLTDEGVAQLFTQHGGNRKIIGCVGDLQFEVIQYRLLQEYGASCVFNTLPFYKACWLTGPKDKLDEFIRFKQANIVTDKDGQLVYLAQSEWYLNTERANNPDIQFHFTSEIHK; encoded by the coding sequence ATGAAATACGACCAAGAGATAGACAAAAGGAAAACTTTTGCCATTATTGCCCACCCGGACGCCGGTAAAACCACGCTCACAGAGAAATTCCTGCTGTTTGGCGGCGCCATCCAGACGGCCGGGGCGGTGAAATCCAATAAGATCAAGAAACACACCACCTCCGACTTCATGGAGATCGAGCGCCAGAGAGGTATCTCGGTGGCCACCTCCGTGATGACCTTTGAATACCGCGACATACTGGTGAACCTGCTGGATACCCCGGGTCACAAGGACTTTGCCGAAGATACTTACCGCACCCTCACCGCGGTAGACAGCGTGGTACTGGTGATCGACTGCGTGAAAGGCGTGGAAGAGCAAACAGAACGCCTCATGGAAGTATGCCGCATGCGCGATACCCCCGTGATCATTTTCGTAAATAAAATGGACCGCGACGGTAAAAATCCCTTCGACCTGCTGGACGAACTGGAAGAAAAACTGAGCATCCGCGTACGCCCACTCTCCTGGCCCATCAACGGCGGTACCGACTTCAGAGGCGTGTACAACCTGTATGATAAAAGCTTCGTGGCATTTGCCCCCAACCGCAAGGCTACGGATGAAGACATTGTACAGCTGCCAGACCTTAGCAGTGATTTTGTAGACAAATACTTCAACACCAAAGACGCTGCCCAGCTACGCAACGACGTGGAACTGATAGAAGGCGTGTATGATGAATTTGATAAGACCCCTTACCTGGAAGGCAAGCTGGCGCCCGTATTTTTTGGCAGCGCCGTGAACAACTTCGGGGTAAAAGACCTGCTGGACGCCTTTGTAGAGATAGGCCCCGCCCCGCGTAGCCGGCCAGCCAGCACCCGCGAGATCGATGTGCATGAAGACAAATTTTCCGGCTTCGTGTTTAAGATCCACGCCAACCTGGACCCGCGCCACCGCGACCGCATCGCCTTCCTCCGCGTGTGCTCCGGCAAGTTTGAACGCAATAAGTACTTCCACCACGTGCGCCTGGACAAGGATGTGCGCTTTGCCAATCCATACAGCTTCCTGGCCCGTGAGAAAAACATCGTGGACGACGCCTATCCCGGCGATGTGGTGGGTTTGTTTGATACCGGCAACTTCAAGATCGGCGATACCCTCACCGAAGGCGAAAACTTCTACTTCACCGGCATTCCCAGCTTCTCCCCTGAACTGTTCAAGGAACTGGTGAATAAGGACCCGATGAAGACCAAGCAGCTGGAAAAAGGCATCAACCAGCTTACGGATGAGGGCGTGGCCCAGCTGTTCACCCAGCACGGGGGCAACCGCAAGATCATTGGTTGCGTGGGCGACCTGCAATTTGAGGTGATCCAATACCGCCTGCTCCAGGAATACGGCGCCTCCTGCGTGTTCAACACCCTGCCGTTCTACAAAGCCTGCTGGCTTACCGGCCCCAAAGACAAGCTGGATGAGTTCATCCGCTTCAAACAAGCGAATATTGTAACCGACAAGGACGGGCAACTGGTATACCTGGCCCAGTCAGAATGGTATCTCAACACCGAGCGTGCTAACAACCCGGATATACAGTTTCATTTTACTTCGGAGATACATAAATAA
- a CDS encoding menaquinone biosynthesis decarboxylase: protein MAYKHLKHFIDTLEAAGELVRIKEYVDPHLEISEITDRVSKMPGGGKALLFENTGYDFPVLINSMGSYRRMCLALGVQELDDVAKEIENLFKMLSKPKESILDKLSMLPKLGQFASWMPKVISGKGSCQEVVMTNPDLGKLPVLTCWPKDGGPFITLPVIHTKDPNTGSRNVGMYRMQVFEKDMTGMHWHKHKVSAKHFSEYKKLNKRMPVAVILGGDPTYTYSATAPLPENVDEYMLAGFLRKKKVELVKCITQPELEVPADADFVIEGYVEPSEAPVWEGPFGDHTGYYSLADWYPRFHVTAITHRKDAVYPSTIVGIPPQEDAWIGKATERIFLAPIKMTLVPEIIDMEMPVEGVFHNLVIAQIQKDYAGQAQKTMNAMWGAGQMMFNKILAVTDEQCGLQDYKKLAQYMFRHLDPSRDIYFSQGPMDVLDHSCSKMGFGGKMCIDGTRKFEEETADETYVTYKGGLDATAVQHAFPEIKGLNDSLLKDDISCLLVAVEKNRAGHIAALNEALYKMPAIQGIKMILYVEHTVDVNDLAAALWRFCNNLDPKRDNFVVRFTNEAGQVVSGIGLDGTLKTKAYDNFQRDWPNIIVADDKTIASVDAKWSKLGLGAFRPSPSLKYKHQMYGEEAIVNVK, encoded by the coding sequence ATGGCGTACAAGCATCTCAAGCATTTTATCGATACCCTGGAAGCAGCAGGCGAGTTAGTAAGGATCAAGGAATATGTAGACCCGCACCTGGAGATCTCCGAGATCACAGACCGCGTAAGTAAAATGCCCGGTGGGGGCAAGGCCCTGCTGTTTGAGAACACAGGTTACGACTTCCCGGTACTGATCAACTCCATGGGCAGCTACCGCAGGATGTGCCTCGCACTCGGCGTACAGGAACTGGATGATGTAGCCAAAGAAATTGAAAACCTCTTTAAAATGCTTTCCAAACCCAAGGAAAGCATCCTCGATAAACTCTCCATGCTGCCCAAACTGGGCCAATTTGCCTCCTGGATGCCCAAGGTGATCAGCGGCAAAGGCAGCTGCCAGGAAGTGGTGATGACTAACCCGGACCTGGGCAAACTGCCGGTGCTTACCTGCTGGCCCAAAGATGGCGGCCCTTTCATTACCCTGCCCGTTATCCATACCAAAGACCCCAACACCGGCTCTCGCAACGTAGGCATGTACCGCATGCAGGTATTTGAAAAAGACATGACCGGCATGCACTGGCACAAGCATAAAGTATCTGCCAAACATTTTTCCGAATATAAGAAACTGAATAAGCGTATGCCCGTTGCCGTTATACTGGGCGGCGATCCTACGTACACCTACTCCGCCACCGCGCCCCTGCCCGAAAACGTGGACGAATACATGCTGGCCGGCTTCCTGCGCAAGAAGAAGGTGGAGCTGGTAAAATGCATTACCCAGCCCGAGCTGGAAGTGCCTGCAGATGCGGATTTTGTGATAGAAGGCTACGTGGAGCCCAGTGAAGCCCCGGTATGGGAAGGGCCCTTTGGTGATCACACGGGCTACTATTCCCTGGCAGACTGGTACCCGCGCTTCCACGTAACCGCCATCACCCACCGCAAGGATGCAGTATATCCTTCCACCATCGTGGGCATTCCGCCACAGGAAGACGCCTGGATAGGCAAGGCTACGGAACGCATTTTCCTGGCGCCTATTAAAATGACGCTGGTGCCGGAGATCATAGACATGGAAATGCCGGTGGAAGGGGTATTCCATAACCTGGTAATAGCGCAGATCCAGAAAGACTACGCTGGCCAGGCACAGAAAACCATGAACGCCATGTGGGGCGCCGGCCAGATGATGTTCAACAAGATCCTGGCAGTAACGGACGAACAATGCGGCCTGCAGGATTATAAAAAGCTGGCGCAATACATGTTCCGCCACCTGGACCCCTCCCGCGATATTTACTTCAGCCAGGGCCCGATGGATGTGCTGGATCACAGCTGCTCCAAGATGGGATTTGGCGGTAAAATGTGCATAGACGGTACCCGCAAATTTGAAGAGGAAACAGCGGATGAAACCTATGTGACCTACAAAGGTGGGTTGGATGCAACTGCCGTGCAACATGCGTTTCCCGAGATCAAGGGCCTCAACGACAGCCTGTTAAAAGACGATATTTCCTGCCTGCTGGTAGCTGTGGAAAAGAACCGCGCAGGGCACATAGCCGCGCTGAATGAAGCATTGTATAAAATGCCCGCCATCCAGGGCATCAAGATGATCCTGTATGTAGAGCACACCGTGGATGTGAATGATCTTGCCGCTGCCCTCTGGCGCTTCTGCAATAACCTGGACCCCAAGCGCGACAACTTCGTGGTACGCTTCACCAACGAAGCTGGCCAGGTGGTGAGCGGCATTGGCCTGGATGGCACCCTCAAAACAAAAGCCTACGACAATTTCCAGCGTGACTGGCCCAATATCATCGTAGCAGACGACAAGACCATCGCCAGCGTAGATGCGAAATGGAGCAAGCTGGGGCTCGGTGCGTTCAGGCCCTCTCCAAGCCTGAAGTACAAGCACCAGATGTACGGAGAAGAGGCGATCGTGAATGTGAAATAG
- a CDS encoding ABC transporter permease, with amino-acid sequence MFTSLKIVANSLSMALQEMWAAKLRTFLSLLGVTIGIFCITAALTVTTSLEYNVRRDVASLGSDVVYIQKWPWGGGGEYPWWKYVNRPVPKYTELKGLQAKVQGAEVITFMFSSNGKKLELGDSYVDQIEMDAVSQDFDRVQEMKINAGRYFSPTEVSSGANVAVLGGNVWGALFNSPEQAIGKIVQLEGRPVRVVGTLVKKGSTLVGGINFDNSVVVPYLFGRTIVDERINSDPLFMVKAREGTSVDQLKDELRGVLRAGHHLKPTREDDFALNEISSISQDLNVMFAGINGGGIMIGGFALIVGGFGIANIMFVTVKERTKIIGLKKAIGAKRGNILAEFLLESVLLCVIGGSMGILMIWIITLIVNATTSFELIMTAGNIIFGISVSVVTGVLSGFIPAYVASRLDPVVAIRTV; translated from the coding sequence ATGTTCACCTCCCTGAAAATTGTAGCAAACAGCCTTTCCATGGCCCTGCAGGAAATGTGGGCCGCCAAGCTGCGGACCTTCCTGTCACTGTTGGGCGTTACCATTGGTATTTTTTGTATTACGGCGGCATTGACCGTGACCACCAGCCTGGAATATAATGTGCGCCGGGATGTGGCCTCACTGGGCAGTGACGTGGTGTACATACAGAAATGGCCCTGGGGCGGGGGCGGGGAGTATCCCTGGTGGAAATACGTGAACCGGCCCGTGCCCAAATACACGGAGCTGAAAGGGTTGCAGGCCAAGGTGCAGGGAGCGGAGGTTATTACCTTCATGTTTAGCAGTAATGGCAAAAAACTGGAGCTGGGCGACAGCTATGTGGACCAGATAGAGATGGATGCCGTGAGCCAGGATTTTGACCGGGTACAGGAGATGAAGATCAATGCCGGCCGCTATTTTTCCCCTACGGAAGTGAGCAGCGGGGCCAATGTGGCGGTACTGGGCGGTAATGTATGGGGCGCGTTGTTCAACAGCCCGGAACAGGCCATTGGCAAGATCGTGCAGCTGGAAGGCCGGCCGGTGCGCGTGGTGGGTACATTGGTTAAGAAAGGTTCCACCCTGGTGGGCGGCATCAATTTCGATAACTCCGTAGTAGTGCCTTATCTTTTTGGGCGCACCATCGTGGATGAGCGGATTAATTCAGATCCATTGTTCATGGTAAAGGCCCGGGAGGGCACCTCGGTAGACCAGCTGAAAGATGAACTGCGGGGTGTACTGCGGGCGGGGCACCACCTGAAGCCAACGCGGGAAGATGATTTTGCGCTCAATGAAATTTCTTCCATCAGCCAGGACCTGAACGTAATGTTTGCCGGCATAAACGGCGGCGGTATCATGATCGGTGGATTTGCGCTGATCGTGGGTGGGTTTGGCATTGCCAACATCATGTTTGTGACCGTGAAGGAGCGCACCAAGATCATTGGCCTCAAAAAGGCCATTGGGGCAAAGCGGGGCAATATCCTGGCGGAGTTCCTCCTGGAATCCGTGCTGCTTTGTGTGATAGGCGGCTCTATGGGCATCCTGATGATCTGGATCATTACGCTGATCGTAAATGCGACCACCTCCTTTGAGCTGATCATGACCGCGGGCAATATCATCTTTGGCATTTCCGTATCAGTGGTCACCGGGGTGCTGTCTGGCTTTATCCCCGCGTATGTGGCGTCCCGCCTGGACCCGGTGGTGGCTATCCGCACGGTATAA
- a CDS encoding AI-2E family transporter: MNEVRLPFNARLTYTLLSIILIIFIAHMGQSIIVPLVFAFLLAIMLLPFASFLEHKGWPRWLAALVSVFAFVLLLAAVFTLLGAQMSSFASDFPLLQKQLMRSVYSSQQWVWRHFRIDVARQTNYVEKLAMGTLGSATTFISSTVFSIGSLLVFCVFVMLYAFFLLLYRTLLLSFLVKLIKEQHRDKLLDIVAQTRYIIKSYVSGLMLEMLIVAILNCALFAVLGLRYGLLLGIMAAIFNLVPYLGIFTAIVISMIVTLTTGNLLGAVQVGLALFLVHLVDSNVLLPRIVGSKVKINALVTIIGVVLGNMLWGISGMFLAIPLIAIMKIIFERIDYLSAWAILLGDMPHPKKSHLQPVPVDRTNLEADGTIEKTEEI, translated from the coding sequence ATGAACGAAGTAAGGCTCCCATTCAATGCCCGACTTACCTACACATTATTATCCATTATCCTGATCATCTTTATAGCCCATATGGGCCAGAGCATTATTGTGCCGCTGGTCTTTGCATTCCTGCTGGCCATCATGCTGCTGCCCTTTGCCAGCTTCCTGGAGCACAAAGGCTGGCCAAGGTGGCTGGCCGCCCTCGTCTCCGTGTTTGCCTTTGTGCTGTTACTGGCTGCTGTTTTTACGCTCCTGGGGGCACAGATGTCATCCTTCGCATCTGACTTCCCGCTGCTGCAAAAACAGCTTATGCGCTCCGTGTACAGCAGCCAGCAATGGGTGTGGCGGCATTTCAGGATCGATGTGGCGCGGCAGACCAACTACGTGGAAAAACTGGCCATGGGCACTTTGGGATCTGCCACTACGTTTATCAGCTCCACCGTGTTCTCCATTGGCAGCCTGCTGGTGTTCTGCGTATTTGTCATGTTGTATGCTTTCTTTTTATTGTTATACCGTACCCTCCTGCTCTCCTTCCTGGTAAAGCTGATCAAAGAGCAGCACCGCGACAAGCTGCTGGACATTGTGGCGCAAACGCGCTACATCATTAAAAGCTATGTGAGTGGCCTGATGCTGGAAATGCTGATCGTCGCCATCCTGAACTGTGCCTTGTTTGCCGTACTGGGACTGCGATACGGCCTGCTGCTGGGCATCATGGCGGCCATCTTTAACCTGGTACCTTACCTGGGCATCTTTACCGCCATCGTGATCAGCATGATCGTAACCCTTACCACCGGCAACCTTCTTGGCGCCGTGCAGGTAGGGCTGGCCCTGTTCCTGGTGCACCTGGTTGATTCCAACGTACTGCTGCCCCGCATTGTAGGCTCCAAGGTGAAGATCAATGCCCTTGTGACCATCATCGGCGTGGTGCTGGGCAACATGCTGTGGGGCATTTCCGGCATGTTCCTGGCCATTCCCCTTATTGCCATCATGAAGATCATCTTTGAGCGCATCGATTACCTGAGCGCCTGGGCCATCCTGCTGGGTGATATGCCCCATCCTAAAAAATCGCACCTGCAGCCAGTACCGGTGGACAGAACAAACCTGGAGGCAGATGGAACAATAGAAAAAACGGAGGAGATCTGA
- the tsaD gene encoding tRNA (adenosine(37)-N6)-threonylcarbamoyltransferase complex transferase subunit TsaD, translated as MSINILAIESSCDETSAAVIKDGKIYSNFIANQTVHEQYGGVVPELASRAHQENIVPVVDQALKKAGITQNDLTAVAFTQSPGLIGSLLVGSCFAKAMALALDLPLIAVQHMDAHVMANFIDDPQPTFPFLCLTVSGGHTQIVLCKGHLHMEIIGKTLDDAAGEAFDKTAKLLGLPYPGGPLIDKYAQQGNPHRFTFSEPQIPGLDFSFSGLKTGILYFLQDNLKKDPRFIENNLHDICASVQERIISILMNKFIKAARETGATQVGIAGGVSANSGLRKAMLAAGEREGWQVFIPKFEYCTDNAAMIAMTAHYKYLAGEFVGLDVVPSPR; from the coding sequence ATGTCTATCAATATACTAGCCATAGAATCTTCCTGCGACGAGACCAGTGCTGCCGTGATCAAGGACGGCAAGATCTATTCTAATTTTATTGCTAACCAGACGGTGCACGAGCAGTATGGTGGCGTAGTGCCGGAACTGGCCTCCCGTGCCCACCAGGAGAACATTGTGCCCGTGGTGGACCAGGCCCTGAAAAAAGCGGGCATCACGCAAAACGACCTTACGGCCGTAGCCTTCACCCAGAGCCCGGGCCTCATTGGCTCCCTGCTGGTGGGCAGTTGCTTTGCCAAAGCCATGGCCCTGGCGCTGGACCTGCCTTTGATAGCCGTGCAGCACATGGATGCACACGTAATGGCTAACTTCATTGACGATCCCCAACCCACTTTTCCTTTTCTCTGCCTTACCGTATCCGGGGGCCATACACAGATCGTGCTGTGTAAGGGCCACCTGCACATGGAGATCATCGGCAAAACGCTGGATGACGCAGCCGGTGAGGCTTTCGACAAAACAGCCAAGCTCCTTGGCCTGCCTTATCCCGGCGGCCCCCTGATCGACAAATATGCCCAGCAGGGCAATCCCCACCGCTTTACATTCAGCGAGCCACAGATCCCGGGACTGGATTTCTCTTTCAGTGGTCTGAAAACCGGGATACTCTATTTCCTGCAGGATAACCTGAAGAAAGATCCCCGCTTCATTGAAAATAACCTGCACGACATCTGCGCCAGTGTACAGGAGCGCATCATCAGTATTTTGATGAACAAGTTCATCAAAGCTGCCAGAGAAACCGGCGCCACACAGGTGGGCATTGCCGGCGGTGTAAGCGCTAACAGTGGTCTGCGCAAAGCCATGCTGGCAGCGGGTGAGCGGGAAGGCTGGCAGGTATTCATTCCCAAGTTTGAGTACTGCACGGACAACGCTGCCATGATCGCGATGACCGCCCATTACAAATACCTGGCAGGAGAATTTGTGGGCCTGGATGTAGTGCCCAGCCCGCGCTAG